In Xiphophorus maculatus strain JP 163 A chromosome 9, X_maculatus-5.0-male, whole genome shotgun sequence, the genomic window tcttaaatagtttgaaatgttaatttgcatagaaaaacatggaaataatgCCCTAGAGTAAGATGCTTATAAAGAATGGAGGTTGTACATGTCACTAAATTTGTAGTTAATTTCATTGACTTGGCTGTGGGGCAAGCTTTTGCTGGCAGTCAGTGGTTGACGTGAATCCAATTCTCCAGGACTGTCACTCTCCTCTGGTAGGTTGGCACCCCTGGAAAAAGTCAGAGAGTCAGATTGGGAAACTGCGCTGCCAGTGTCTCCATAGTGTGGCCACGTGTTTGACGGAGAATCGATGGAGGCAAAGGAGGAGCTCTCCGGGTAGTTGAAGGAGTCGAGGCTGGGGCCCAGGATGGCAGAGCAGCTGCTAGACGTTCGAGATTCGTGGAGATTCAGTTTGGAGACCAAAGGTTTGCCCACCGTGACTGGCAGCCGCTCCACTACCTCTTCATCCATGTTGGAATACGTGTAGTGAAGGCAGACGGTGAAGGTGAGGTCCCTCTGTGAGTTcaatgaaaaagcaaaatgtcttCTTTAGGTAAGAGGCAAAAAGATAGAATAACTTTGTGAAATTactcaaacaaaaatctttagcGGTTTGTCTGTCTTTCTGAGAAGAATCATTCTGGGACAGGCACTTCTAATTTTGCATCAACATTATATCatttatgtaattattgtgtgtctatattaaattattgattttttcactttacacaatgaatgtaaattttaaaatgtcacactgttgtgcaaaagtcttgagtcatccaattttttaataaatttattatgTATTATGCTTAAAACTTGcaacaattttgcaatttttaagCATAATACATTTTcgaagtattttatttaacagagaCAATAAACTTAATGGACATAGAGTACAACAAATGTTCTGCACAAGGAGTATACAATAGTTTGCTAATTTGCAACTCCAGTCCCTGGCTGggtttttaacaaataatttagcaaaGATCCAAATTTAAATTAGATCTTAAGGCCCTTTACCACAACCTGTATGTCAAAAATATCaggcttttctttatttaaatgaataaaacatagcCATTGTCCAAGGAAAGCCTGGATAACAAATTGATTAAGTCAACATTTAAAGATGATGAGAACGTCCGGGTCCTTGAAAGTAATGTATAACTAAATTCAAGGCTGaaaaaaagctgctgcagaTTACTTTTCAAAGtagacattttaatgttttcatcaagatatataaacataaacaggtgTCTGACCTTGAGTCTCTGCAGACTGCGGATGCGTGTGTAAAGACTGCgctcctccagtgaggggagttCCTCCTTAATCAGCAGCAAACAGCCGGCTTCAACCAGAGTCTCCTGGTTACTCTTCTTCAGGTCAATGTCCACTTCCtgtgaaaggaaaattaaaaacattgtgaaactCCTAACCCAGTGTTTGCGCATCTTAAAGATACACATCAAGTCTTTAAAGATCTAAGATTAGccaaatgatttttgttttggttttactgATTTTAAGAAGAATGATGTTACAAAACTCTGTCTATACACATTCTTCACAGAGTCATTcttctgtcatttaaaaacagtttaatgttgtttttctgggATGCTTAATATATTagtatgaaatattaaataaaatcaaaccttAAATCAGCAGAACCAATGTGTGTAATTTTAAGTTTGTGGCGGTCATATCAAAATTCTTATCTTGCTCAgaaaaaccaacagcagaaataaaagtgtgggttttttttaattcaactaTAAAAACTTTATGATTATTTGTTTACCATGATAAGctaattactttaaaaaggtAATTTAGGGTTTTGTGGCCCAAGATAAAATTGTATTTGGCAGAAGCAACACCAAAATGGCTTTGGACTGAAAAGAGTACTAACATCTGCTTTACTATAAATTACTTTGAGTGGTCAGTATGTCTAGAGGATGGATGTTTAGTAACAGTTTATTAAGATACAATAAGCTTTTGGAGCGTACTCTTTGCTGCTCTGGTTACTAACTTTACAAAATTGAGGTTTATAGAagatagggggaaaaaaatccaacacaaGGTAACAAGAACTGCTGTTAAAGGGCAACAAGGAAGTTCATAAAATGATTCACTTTACAGTCAGTACCGtacaagagagagaaaaaagatgctCATAAAAATAACCTGATGAATTTAATGTGTAATTAGGGGGCATTCTGGGCAGGTCAGCAGGTCTCTGtcagaatgaaaaaaacatccGGAGGGAAATATAAACTATAAAACTCCTTTCAAGTTACCCTGCATCTGTCTCCGCAAAGTCTTATTCATTAACCTCTTTTtgacaataattcattaatattaacaGGCTCTACCAGCAAGGCAGGATCCTTTTACTGGTTAAAAAGAAGtgcaaacatttataaaaaaaaaaaacctttaaagcaGGATTTAAGcatcaaactggaaaaaaaaacttccatgAAAATAGAAATGGAGGACATTACATTACTAAAGGTGGCATCTTCCTAATACCCACTGGTTTTGATGCTTTTTATCATATCACTGAAACTTGATGCAAATAACATATAGTTTGGTGTTAatttagcttcattttaaagtgcataaaaaatcTTGGATCAAAATAAGTCACCCCAGGAGAGCACACCTGTGGGAAGTCTGTAAGCTGAGCGCTGCAGGAGTCtatttctgcaggtttctcAAGTATCCGAGTGTAGATGACCATGATGTTGGAGAATTCTGCCGCAAACCCAAGCTGGACCTTCACACCGCAGTCAAAATTGAGGGAGCTACTCTCAGGCAGAactggtaaaacaaaaacatcctaaaaTTAGCTGATCTAAAAGTATAATGAGTAACTTTAGTAGCATTTAATCAGATgagtttttcaattttttaccATGAGCGATGGCCCACTGCAGATTCCGAGCCGAATCGGAGGCAGAACTGTCCATTGGCTGTATGCGGTCTGTGAGGGAACGCCGCTCAGACAGGTTGCTGCGCAGCTCCAGAGCCTGCCTTCCTCTTGTAATCGCACAGCGACCCATGTCTGGAAAGAATCATcaagtttgaataaaatgaaaatctatATCTCACCACCAACAGTAGGACACAGGAAGATTAGAATTTATATCTAGATTAACCTGAGTGAGACAAAGATCCTATAAGCCTtgctaaaagtttttaattcacAATATATGATTAACATATTGAATATATCAtcattattagtattattattataaattagaAAGAGCCTCACAAAAACAGTGTATTTATAATTGATAAGAATCTTAACTAAGTATGTGCATGTTAGTCTAgataataaaatatactattaGATGAgactaattattaattattcaataaattctAATTGCCCACTTTATTGAAAGGAACAAgagaataatatattttataattattttttctcagaatgaTAATACGGAGACTTCAATTTAAAATTCTTAATGCTTAATAGAGTAAATAACCAAGAACAAACTAGCATTAACTGATTAAAGGTCTCGCTTTAACAAACTCTGTTtttgaatgttaaaaaaaatcttttgcacACGTTTTTAAATACTTATCTTAACTCTCAGGAGCGTTTGAAGAGGGAAAAATTGGCAGAAACAGCCTTATGTAAATTGCTAAAACACCTCACGCCCAGCCTGGTCTGAACCAGGTACCGGGTACCTGGACCTGTGGTTCTAAACATTAAGCTCAAGAGCAAAGGGGAAATTTAGATGCAGCATCTGTTCGACCCAGCTTTAAGGTTCTCCTTTCAGGTAGAGGCTTTGACTGATTTTTATGGATGGATTTTTGAATGCAACAGCATTTTGACTCAAACCTTTTGTAAATTAAGTTACATTATCTCTCTATGAGGTCCATGAAAACTAAACTAACGTAATTTGGAACTCTAGAGAAAACCCAGAAATTTGCAgtgaattttaaaacaacatctgGCCTCACTTTTTATGGAACAGGGTTAACTCTTGCTTAGTTCTGACCCCTAATTCTGTCTGTCTGATTTCTGCCTCCTATGACTCAGCACTAACTAGAATACAGAAGTCCACCCATTGAGATAACATGATGCACTTATTATGGACACATTAGAGGAACATTATTATCACAAAGATCGAGCAAGAATTAGAGGATTTGCAGAAGTCTTTCACTAGGTCACCAATATGCAACAGGAAGACCTACTGCATTCATTTGAAACAAAGGACAAAGGATAATAACTTAATTTGCCTAGTTTGGTATGCATTGACCAAAGACATAccaataacaaaataaagtttgttattAGTGATTTATAGtcataaaacatgtatttagaTGTGGTTTAACCTCTAAAGGATCAATACCTGCAGGGTACAAATCAATATCAGATCAATGTAATGTCATGAGGAACAGTCTTGGTCTAAGTGTGTTTGCAAAAACATCAGATATCAGATAACACTACATATTAcactattattactattttgtAGCATAAGATCTGCAATGTGCAAGCAGTGTTGACTGACAGAGCTCTACCTTCAGCGACTTTGTCCAGCATCACGGTGACCTTCTCATCCTCACACACGTGCCGTTTGAGAAAGCTGATAAAGATTCCATTTGACACATCTTCTCTCTTTACCTCATATGCTTCAGCATCAACACATCTACACATGGTAAATTACACACAAGAATGATAAGAAAAACACGCTAAAAAACAGACAACAATTTTGGGTCAGAACAAGAGATCAAAACCAGCAGCTTACGTGGCATAACCAAACACTATGTTGGCTGTGACTTTCAGTATTCCCGGTTGTACGATCAACCCATCGTTTGGGTTTCTAGGAAAAGATGGGATTTTGAAAATAAGCTGCATGGCATACACACATACTTTAATGACTAACCTAAGGCATACCTTTTGCGACACATGTCCAACAGGAAGACATTGAGTCCAGTCTTTTTCTCTTGCATCCTGGTCAATATGTTCTGCACACACAAGCAGTGTTTCGATGTGTAGGAAGCCGGAGCATCAATAGGAACCATGAAACTGTTGCCATAGTTCTCATAGCCATGACCGGCAAAATACAGCAGCCCTGTAGAAGTAGAGAACAATATCAAAAACATGGAGCTTAGttaaaaagtttacatacaattATCGTAGATATGGATGTCACAGTCATTTTAGCCTTTAGCTTATTTatgggttagggtagggttgaGTAGTTATTTTTGATGGGGAATGATGGTGCTGAATTTTTGCCGTGATTCTGGGGTGCTTTGAATGATTTGGGTTTCTGCTTTGTAAGAAttacttgaagaaaaaaagtgattgGAGGACTGAAGGCGAGGCTTTGGAACCGAAGGACTTTGTACAACCTGTCGAGCACAGTGGTGgtagtatcatgctgtgggacagTTTCACTACTAGTGCTAATGGTGCATAGCATAGAGCTGGTGGGATAGTGAATGAGGACATTGGCTGTTATTTTCAAGAATTCTTTAATTCgaccaaaataacaaaaatgatctattcatattcataaaaacaaatgaataagcAGGCATTAACGTTCTGGGACCAACCTTAAAGCAGTAAAAATTTTGGGGTCTACGTTCAAATTTctaccaaacattttaaataaactgtagCAGTTTTACCAAGAACTGGTACAGTTTCCATTCAGCCAGATGTTTGTTGATGCCTACAAAAATACAATGGTTGAGGTGCAACTTGCTtgtgaatatttaattaaatacaggTGGagatgtatttgtatttttgatttcGTATTTACACTTTTCACCAGGTGTTAAATAGAGAAAATCCATATTAAATTCCAACTAATTCTTCTTTTGTAGATCATTGCAGCTGTCTGTTGTATTATCaatccatgtaaaaaaaaaaataaataaacaaaccaaaacacagtttgataggtttattttgtcataacctgcaaagaatcagccagagacagagattaggtttcttttaatttcttttctgcagaataggagaattgagaacagacgcgacgaatcgctgtcaaacactgtctggactcaattctgccagttctttctttgcatttctctttattgtatagaaaaaggaggttgggcttcttcacacagtcacacagagaattgaccaaccgtctttacattctggaacctcctatggacatgcccttaTAAGGGCATGtggctgaccacaactaatcagttacagatggaactaataacacatgaatgtttaatgtttttagcttccaagcaaacatcctaaacaaagttaataatatactacaaaagaaaagagaagttaagtaaatataaaaagaagaataatatgagagtaataatatgaaaagaataatatgaaagaataatatgaaaacataacttgtaaaataaactcatgagtaaatgaacaggaggataattttcctaacacagttcaaataaacaatgagttttacttttaaattaatcttgttttgaaaaaaaaaacaacctcatcccacattttatttagctggacaCAGACTTTCTAAACATCCATTGCCGCATGAAGAGAAATAAGCGGACTCACCGTAAACGCCCTTGtcgagcagcagcaggaactcACTAACAGCGCTGTTCATCTCCTGGCAGTTGAGGTCCAGCAGGGAGACCACTTTAAAGTCCATCTGCCTGAGCAGGTTGGTCAGCTCATGGACGTCAGAAATGGGAGCACTCAGCTGCTGGTGGTAGTGGTAGTGCATGTTGCCAATCAGGAGAGCAACTTTGTCTGTAGCTGAGTAGAATATGATTGTGGACCCATGAAACCCACAACTTTTAATGTGGAGATACTCTGTGTAGTTTGCGTAAAACTAACCAGAGAAATTCTTGGTTGCTGGGGGAGGACAGGCCATCTGCTGTACTGGATTTACTCCTGATCTGGTCGTCGACCTCTGGACTTCCTGAGACTCtgctgacataaaaaaaaggaaagatgcaTACCAATATCTGTGTTACAGTTTTGACAAACAGAACATGAGAACAGGAATAACGGTATAATGAAGGGCAGAGGAAGTACAGTATATTACTGATGTACAGTAGTTCCTATATTTCCCCCTCAATATTCTAGCAGAAAGTGCAACATACCAAACCCCCGATCAACTTCTACCCAGGAGGCATCTGTGACTGAACTCGGGCCTGTGTGACAAAACAGGAAGAGCTAGCTGTTACAAAATGGTTGAAATTCAGTGTGAAGCTGAACATGTGTAATGTCAGATATTCATTGCACTACTTGACGACAACAGTATTTTgttgaaatcactcaatcataATAATCATTGGAGTTTTGTAATATAAGTGATAGATGAGAGAAAGGAATATTTATGATGCCTCACCAATTGTCACTGTTGCGGTGTCGCTCCAGGCCTCATGATACAAATTGAAGACCTTGCATCTGTACTCCCCTCTGTGCTCTGTGGTCACACATGGGATCTAGGAAACAGTAACAACTTACAGAAACAAGCTcatacagaaacaaaaccatTGCGTGACTTTAGTCTGGAAAGTTTTTGCTATTGCCCCAGACAATCAgtccaaaaccaaaaccacCTTGGACAAATAACATAACTAAAcaggtaaaaagaaacaatttgaaAGCCtcaagaaaatggagaaaaatccATTAACAACTATCAAGTCTTTCACAAAAGTTAGTATTAGAGCTACAAAActtggaaaatattttggtttttccAAACTAATTTCAAGTAACAGAAACAAAGTTTCTGACAACTAAGCTAAACTTTTTACCCACCAATATATCCACTAGTTCGAAATGTAGACAGTTTGCTGTCTAAAACAAAATAGGTAGCAAACTTAAAGCTCAGACTCAGCATGAGAATTTTGCCCTAAATGTTGCTCTAGGTTCTGAACACAACTAAAGCTGTGAACTTATACCCAAAAGCTGAattatgctttaaaatattccttgactttttttaaattaaaaaacatttgctgaacATTGAAAATGATTTCCTTCAGATAATGGTTATTCTCAGTGCTTTTTAGGTAGCTTTTGTTTCTTAACAACTACAAACCGATTTCTAATTTACCGTGGCTAAGctttccttattttaaaaacaaggattttaaaccagttaaaccttttttttaaaaatattattacaagatAATTCCAGTTCGTTCCAGTTATGAAACATATCCAGGATCGTTAATTATTACAAAAAGGTTAACCTGGGTTTGTATTGGTATTATTGATGCACCAATTAATTcagtcaataaaaacattttacttcacagactgaaaataactgtttttcagtcatttaaatcATATCTCACAAAAAATTGTGTCATACGCATGGAAAACTCGGCCTCTGTAAGTAAAATTTCCAATAACTAAGTGTCCCAACTTTCAACATTCATTTGTAACATAACAGCTCAACgagtattaatacttttgcaaggaactATAGTTCTAAAAACCTGCTCTTTGTTGTCCAGCTGAGAAGCATTCATGCGCAATAATTAAACTTTATCTCATTGTTGGTTTTCTAAATGAACTTACCCTGAGGGAGCATGCTTTTTGTTGAGACATGGGCATTTTGTTGTGATACCACTCATACTGGGGAGGGGGGTTAGCCTCTGCTCTGCACTTCAGGACCAAAACATCCCCTTCAGATGCTGCTTGGGAGCTGGGCTGCTGACTGATTCGCAGTCCACTTACTGGAAACATACTGCTGCAGCCTGCCACGACAGTTGTTTTCCATCACAATGCACCACATGCCGCGAGATGGGGCAAAGGCGGGAAAAGCAGGAAGTAAAAGGAAGGCATACCTGGGCTGGAACCTGCAGAGTGAAGCAGTTGAATACGAGCCCACGTGGAGAAGGTCCAATTTTCTCCATAGCTGATCCTGCAGATGTAGTGACCCTGGTGGGCTGGACCCAAAGGGCAAAGGACCAACTCTGGCAAACTTCCTGTCTCATGTAAAATctaaagcaagaaaataatcCACAAAGACTTagatgaaaacaagaaacaaatgaGTTATAAAGAGGATTTAGAAGCCATTGCTCTGACCTCATCTTTGCCTTTGAACCACTGGTAGCTGAATCCAGAAGGTCCAGCAGCCCTGCATGTCAGAACCACCCTGCTCCCCAGAGGAGCCTGTTGAGACTGTGGCTGGACTGTGATCTTAATCTGCTCCGACACTAAACAGTAGCACACAACATGAACAGCGAGGATTACGAGAAGGAACACACTATTTCTATTAAGACATGTTCCAGCATAAGCTAGTTAAACACACCATTACGCATAGCATGTAGTAACTTGTAAGTGGTTTGATGAAGCAAGTCtaaaagtcaaatttcacaAACTATAAAGGAGCACaggatctaaaacattttctctttatgttgTTTCACTCTGGAAGTCAATAATAACTCAATAAGATTAGTTTGTAAATTTAAGAAAGTTTActctaaaaaaaagaaggcaaaaGACATTGGGCTTGAAACTGAAagtatttttccacaaatactTAGGGGAGAAATGTTGATCCCCTGGCTTTAAAAAAGCTCTGGTGCAGAAAGGATTTTGATCTACTTTCTAGGAAATGtctaaaagaaatctttatatgtatatatatatatatatatatatagatagatagatagatagatagatagatagatagatagatagatagatagatagatagatagatagatagatagatagatagatagatagatagatagatagatagatagatagatagatagatagatagatagatagatagatagatagatagatagatagatagatagatagatagatagatagataaataaaacagagataCATTTGGCTATTGGTTATCTTGCCACAACACACAATGAGCAGGATGGCAAGGAAGGAAAATATTAGGAGCATTAACCAGCAGTAGATCTTATCCACTTTTGTGATAGTATGACTTTTTTTGCACTAGTATCACaaacaaatgctatttttttccacaaataagaATCTAAAAAGCTCCTTAGAGTCAATTCTTTGTAGAACTGTCTCTTTGCAACAGAGCAAAAATGCTTGCACAATTTTGGTttcaaaaaagctcaaattgagaaaaatgtaaGCGTCTGCAGAGGGGAATTCTTCTGgctttctttcacttttcagattaagGTCAATATAACAAATAATAGTTGTTGTGCCAACAAATTATGATTTCCCCAAGACTCAATATTTCTCCCCAATCTATAAGTCACAGGTTTACAATTGTACCACACTCGCTACATTTTTAGATGATTAATTCATGGGTGAGATGTTTTATAACATAACCCTGCTCGACCTGGCTGAGTACAAATGGATGTtgaacttttttgatttttatctgtgcAAAATATGTCTGTTCCACTTCTATTTACACTACTTTGTAAGTCTTTATCACATAACAACAAATCTCTAAATATTCCAATGGAATGtgttaagtttgtggttgtcaaaatgtccaaaagatcTTGAGTGAACCGCCTGCCCTCTCCGTTTTACCTGCGGTGGTGAGGAACTGCAGAGCTTCCTGGTGGTCCATCTTCCTCAGATAGTGCTGGAGGAAGTCAGTGGAGCAGCCACGATCCGCTAACCATGCCAGGAATGTGCGGGCAGGACTGCCTGCAGCGTCCAGCACCTGAATGGAGCAGCTGGTCAGCTCCGTTTCACTGCGAAGACAGAATTCAGTAGAAAGATGACCAGGGTCCGCAGACCTGGAGCGGCAACGCCCTCGAAAATAAAGGAACAGATGTTATagaagaagatgacagaaaGACGGGTTTTTGGTGAAATGTTTTGATCATAAGAGGCTGCTGACTCACGATGCCTTCAGGATCTCTCACCTGCAGCGGAATTGCGGGTGCTCAGTGGCCGCGTTGGCCAGCTGCCTCCATCCGCAACTGGAGTTGTCCAGCATCTTTGACAGCTTGTTCAACCCTTCTTCACCGAGACTGCTGATGTTCATTTTTTCCTATCTTCTAATccagctttttttgttgttgtttttttttcacccttcGCAACAAAAATCCAGACACAGGCACAGGTTAGATTGCATGCGTTGAGTTCACAGAAGACACTGTACCTGGCAGCACGTAGAGAACTGTAAATATACGCAGCCAGAAAAACTTAAGAGTTTATGAAAACCCGCCTGTAAAACACTAAAGAGCAAGAAGTCAGGGGAAATAAACACATGTTAACGCAATAAGACAAAAGTGTTAACTTGAAACAAGAACGAACAAAAGAAGCTGCAGTCCGGATTTACAGCTGAGCTGCCGCTTCCGCCATGAGCTGCGCCGAAAGCGACGAGTACTGAGGGAAATAAGTTTGAGTTTACCAGAAAAGTCCGAGCTGGAGGTAAATCTCGGAGCGAGTGACTGAGGAGCAGGTGGCCTTTGAGTCACACAGATATCcgccacatttttttttttttttttacaccctGTCGCTCTCCTAATCTAACCCGATTTGGTTCCCCAGATAGTTTGCTTCTCATTTcggttcctctttttttttttcctgccatcCCTGGCACGTATTACGGTCATTTGCATGAGGCGTTTCCATGGTTACGCCATTCCTACGGTccacctttaaaaaataaaaataaaaaacgtacTCAAAACTGTCCTGTTtaataaaagcattaattttTACGTCGTATATTTTAGGACATCCTCAGGTCTTACGAATACATCTTCACACATTTAGAACAAATGGCGCCTGATGTCAGACAAAAAGCCAACAGACCTTCGAGTGAACGGTGTCAGAATAAAAAGTCTCAGCAAAAACGGCTTCAGAAGTAAAAGCGTCTGAATAAACGGCGTCAGAACAGTATTTGTAATAGCTATCCATATTTATACAGGGCTTTGTGTAATTATGCGCACCCTCTTTACGTATTGCTGCGCTTTTCATAAACAGTATGAAAAGTGCGGCGTGCATTTAATTCCTGAGTCAATACTGTTGAGCTATCTGCGGTTATAATTGCTCATTATTTTGTTCACACGAAGAGACTGCATTTTtgccattgtttttctttcattgagTAATTCTAACGCACTGAACTGCTTTTATCGAAACCATTCCTCTATAGCCGTGGCTGAATGCGTAGTTAGTTTCATATTGGAAGATGAACAATTCTTTCGCAACCGTAAAAAgaagttttcttccaggatggACTCGTATTCAGCTGTGACCAATTTCACTGCCCCTGCTGCCCCtgctgagtaaaaaaaaaaaagactcccacagcatgatgctgccaccatcatatTTCATCTGATGCTCAGTGTTGCTCTACAGCATTTTGCACAAAGCGCAGAAAGcttaattttggtctcatctgaccagatcCTTCTTTCACACTTGCCACATTCCCTACATGAAATGtggtaaaacacaaacaggacagAGGTTTTTCCATGACGACGAGTTTCTcttgccactttttttttatgaagccagatttgtagagtgcatctctgcagctcctccagagttgccAAACCTCTTGACTGCTTCCCTAATTAATGCTTACCGAGCCAT contains:
- the LOC102232994 gene encoding mucosa-associated lymphoid tissue lymphoma translocation protein 1-like isoform X2 codes for the protein MNISSLGEEGLNKLSKMLDNSSCGWRQLANAATEHPQFRCSETELTSCSIQVLDAAGSPARTFLAWLADRGCSTDFLQHYLRKMDHQEALQFLTTAVSEQIKITVQPQSQQAPLGSRVVLTCRAAGPSGFSYQWFKGKDEILHETGSLPELVLCPLGPAHQGHYICRISYGENWTFSTWARIQLLHSAGSSPGCSSMFPVSGLRISQQPSSQAASEGDVLVLKCRAEANPPPQYEWYHNKMPMSQQKACSLRIPCVTTEHRGEYRCKVFNLYHEAWSDTATVTIGPSSVTDASWVEVDRGFESQEVQRSTTRSGVNPVQQMACPPPATKNFSATDKVALLIGNMHYHYHQQLSAPISDVHELTNLLRQMDFKVVSLLDLNCQEMNSAVSEFLLLLDKGVYGLLYFAGHGYENYGNSFMVPIDAPASYTSKHCLCVQNILTRMQEKKTGLNVFLLDMCRKRNPNDGLIVQPGILKVTANIVFGYATCVDAEAYEVKREDVSNGIFISFLKRHVCEDEKVTVMLDKVAEDMGRCAITRGRQALELRSNLSERRSLTDRIQPMDSSASDSARNLQWAIAHVLPESSSLNFDCGVKVQLGFAAEFSNIMVIYTRILEKPAEIDSCSAQLTDFPQEVDIDLKKSNQETLVEAGCLLLIKEELPSLEERSLYTRIRSLQRLKRDLTFTVCLHYTYSNMDEEVVERLPVTVGKPLVSKLNLHESRTSSSCSAILGPSLDSFNYPESSSFASIDSPSNTWPHYGDTGSAVSQSDSLTFSRGANLPEESDSPGELDSRQPLTASKSLPHSQVNEINYKFSDMYNLHSL
- the LOC102232994 gene encoding mucosa-associated lymphoid tissue lymphoma translocation protein 1-like isoform X1 produces the protein MNISSLGEEGLNKLSKMLDNSSCGWRQLANAATEHPQFRCSETELTSCSIQVLDAAGSPARTFLAWLADRGCSTDFLQHYLRKMDHQEALQFLTTAVSEQIKITVQPQSQQAPLGSRVVLTCRAAGPSGFSYQWFKGKDEILHETGSLPELVLCPLGPAHQGHYICRISYGENWTFSTWARIQLLHSAGSSPGCSSMFPVSGLRISQQPSSQAASEGDVLVLKCRAEANPPPQYEWYHNKMPMSQQKACSLRIPCVTTEHRGEYRCKVFNLYHEAWSDTATVTIGPSSVTDASWVEVDRGFAESQEVQRSTTRSGVNPVQQMACPPPATKNFSATDKVALLIGNMHYHYHQQLSAPISDVHELTNLLRQMDFKVVSLLDLNCQEMNSAVSEFLLLLDKGVYGLLYFAGHGYENYGNSFMVPIDAPASYTSKHCLCVQNILTRMQEKKTGLNVFLLDMCRKRNPNDGLIVQPGILKVTANIVFGYATCVDAEAYEVKREDVSNGIFISFLKRHVCEDEKVTVMLDKVAEDMGRCAITRGRQALELRSNLSERRSLTDRIQPMDSSASDSARNLQWAIAHVLPESSSLNFDCGVKVQLGFAAEFSNIMVIYTRILEKPAEIDSCSAQLTDFPQEVDIDLKKSNQETLVEAGCLLLIKEELPSLEERSLYTRIRSLQRLKRDLTFTVCLHYTYSNMDEEVVERLPVTVGKPLVSKLNLHESRTSSSCSAILGPSLDSFNYPESSSFASIDSPSNTWPHYGDTGSAVSQSDSLTFSRGANLPEESDSPGELDSRQPLTASKSLPHSQVNEINYKFSDMYNLHSL